A region from the Gossypium hirsutum isolate 1008001.06 chromosome A08, Gossypium_hirsutum_v2.1, whole genome shotgun sequence genome encodes:
- the LOC107926218 gene encoding defensin-like protein 181, translating into MIKFFKVFFILALLVFTSVKVNGAQCEEEIGICDENCSSKCEASKNGKGICAKSSLNGIRTCKCLYECNGNVNNNDNDDNNEEHKNPECNMGIGRCGVFCNDDCCNHNCVKRFHDGYGTCIGDIGTPSAYNCVCYYHCH; encoded by the exons ATGATAAAATTCTTCAAAGTATTTTTCATTTTGGCCCTCCTAGTATTCACTTCAG TTAAAGTGAATGGTGCACAATGTGAAGAAGAAATAGGAATTTGTGATGAAAACTGCAGTTCAAAATGTGAAGCATCAAAGAATGGGAAAGGAATATGTGCGAAATCATCACTAAATGGTATCAGAACATGCAAATGTTTGTATGAATGTAATGGCAATGTTAACAACAACGACAATGATGACAATAACGAAGAGCATAAAAATCCAGAATGCAACATGGGAATTGGACGATGCGGTGTGTTTTGCAATGATGATTGTTGTAACCATAATTGTGTAAAAAGGTTCCATGATGGGTATGGCACTTGCATTGGTGATATTGGTACACCAAGTGCATATAATTGTGTTTGTTATTATCATTGTCATTaa